aaataaataccttaaaccggctttaatcaagaaacaaagggagataacccttgtgcttcaagcccaaaatcgaaccgaaccggactaggTCTCCCGgttcaaggaaggattacacattcaaaattttatacttggagagattctttatttagagagaggaaattagcaaaaaccttcatcgggccatattccttctcccaaatttttttctccttctttggaagagaagaaaggctattcttatagccttgggacttgggacttggtataattctctcatatttccgGTGTGGGattaaaaaattagagagaattgtctaaaaaggcttgcttttggacaaaggggtttgggcgccatgtggcaccctttggttgctcggaatggaatctgatacctaactttggagtcaactttcaggggtcatatctttcaaaccgtttatCGGAATTCgatgtgtaatatgtcgttagaaagctcagttcGAGCCCTacccaatgatgtgagacacgattgtagtctcgaCCAAGAATctttacgaaaatatgcataaagtagggacccaaatcatataatgaaagagacaatcgggcgtcgattcgcatagttctcgcatcaaagtgtaatgtccgacttgagaagacaaaaaacaataatccacaacatcaaattctaatttttgaaaacaatttctcttgaaagtttataggaaaatatggtcattttatactctaagtttgaaaattctccaagtctaaaatatctaacatgtaattcttcatattatcatcattgccggagggagggggggtgtgtgacaaaattcggtgtctacaagTGGCAAGCATCTCATACCTCCCTCCAATCGCCAACTGCTGCATCCCAGGTGTCTTAGTTGATGATAGCCTTTCATTGCCTCTTTTACTTAGACATAGGGCATTACCGACCCCCTGCACTCCAGCCTTAGCCATAGAAGAATTCCTAAAATGGTTTAGTGTGACACAGTTTTCAAGAGGCTCCTCTGATGTCCCATTCAACCTCTCTCCCTCTGCAACCTCTGTCAGTGGGAAGTACCGACCGTCGAAACCTgtcttggagaattttcaacaGCTCCCTTTCTTCTGCAAAGCATGTGGTTAATCTGAGATCTAGTATTAGGGGCGGTAGAGAAAGCACACGTCTTCAGTGAGTGCCCAAACACCTTACAAGCACTGCAAGAGGGAGGGATCCACTCATAGCGAACACATTGGAGAATCTCATGGACATCGTCGTCAACGATAGCAACCATGTTCTGAAGAGTTTCCCCCACTTGCAGTCTCCGCACACAACCTCGCAAATGGCAAACAATCCTGGCACATAGTCCTTCTGTCGGTGAACAAAGGCTTACCGAGCAACGACCCTATAGCACTGAGACTCTCCCCATTCCAAAGATGTAGGGGCAAGCCAGGTATAGATATCCACACCGAAATAGTAGAGAGATCAACCTTCTCAAGTTATAAGTGCTTCTCCCATTGTTTCAGGATCAGTGGCCTACGTGCCACAGCCTAAGGGCCTCCTTCTAACACACCACGCTTGTCATCTTCCTCGAAGAAGCGAAACACAAAGAAACCATTGTCAAGCAAGAAGAACTCAACAGAACCTTTAACTTTCCACTGCTTGGATAGAGAGTTCTTAGCCATTGGGAATAGTGGCCTGGACCCCAAGAGGTAACCAACCAATGCTGTGCTCCACTTCTGAATACTCAACTTAACGTCTGCACCGATGCATTTAGCCCCTCTCGACTCCCCCACCAACGAGGGCTTCACGTAGTGCAAACTACATCCATCTTCCCCTCTACCTGCAGGATTACCAAAGAGGTCACTCCAAACACGACCCAAAGCAGAAGGATAGCCTCCCTTAAGCATCGCAGTCCCAAATGCCCCTGAATCCTCGGCCCTCATATTTTCTACAGAAGTAGTATGAGATTCAATAGATTGGACAACACCTCAGCAGCAATCCAGTCCTCAGAAATAACCACATCAGTCATCGCAACAGGACTTGGTGCACCATCCGTCTTAGCATCTGGTAACAAGCACCCAACTCCTCCAAGGGAAGAACCACCTGGGAGAGGTGGGAACTCCTCAGCCGAAAGCATTGCTCTTCCTTCAATTCTGATCCTCTTCTCTTAACTTCTATTTGGATCTCTCCCTTGTTTGTTTGGAAGGTCGGTATAGGAGATCACCGACATAAATAAGTAATAATGGTTCGGAGCTCAGAACCATCGTGTCCTCAAAAAGTTTCAAGAACCTCATGGTACAAACACTTAGGACCTGGTTACATGAGTGGTAACTCATGGTTTTTGGATTTCATTAGCTTTACTAAAATTACATAGAGCCATATTATATGAAGAATAGTAATTTACAATTAGAATGTCTTGTTGTACGTGAGAAGGATACACACAATATGAAAACTTGATATACGTGAAAAGGATAGAGTAGGATTTAGATAGGATTCTAGATGTACCGAATAttcatgagttttctttgtaattcaATTTTTGGTCAATAACACCCCCTTAAGTTAAAGAGGCTAGTGAGCTGATTTTCAACTTGTCACATAGAAATTAAACCATTTTATCAGTAGGTCCTTAGTCATAATACCCGTCAGTTGGTCCATCgttaaaataaatttaactATCAACTCTCGTTTGGCAACTTTGTCACGTACAAAATGGAAGTCAGTCTCAACATGCTTTGTACAAGCATCGAATATTGGAATAATAAGTTCTTTAAGAAGAGATTACAACCAAGTAGGTTCAGCTGATCCATCAACTAAAGCTTTTCATTCGACTCTGTGGATGAACAAtcaatagttttctattgcgAGATGTCCAAGAAATGAgatttgtacccaaaaaaaaaattgcatatcTTGCTTTTGATTTCCGATCATCACTGTtcccagcccaatcagcataaAAAGCTTAAAGTGTGAGATGAAGAGATTTCTTAATAAGAAAGCAATGAGTATGTCTGCTTGAGATAATGGAGAATCCGCTTAACAAGTGACCAATGCTATTCTATAGGGGCATGCATAAATTTACAAGCACGATTAACTACGAATACAACATCAGGACGTGTCACGGAGATGTATTGGAGAGCCCCCACAATAGAGCAATATTAAGTAGGGTTAGAAAGAAGTACACTACCTAAAGcaaataatttcatatttgtagCTATTGGTATTAGAAAGGGCTTGCAATCTGCCATTTTCATCCCATGTAAGAGATGGTTGATGTATCAAAACGTATTGAGTTAATAAAAGACCTTTGGGTGAAGAATTGCTTCAATTCCGCAAAAGAGATATAGGGTTCCCAAATCTTTGATAGAGAACTCAGATGCCAGTTGGTCAACTAGGATTGTGACATGAGTAGAATGATTGCTTGTGACCAGAATAATATCGACGTACACCAAACCATGAAACTTGCAAAAGACTTTAAATCAAAGATCAGAAGGTTGTATGAGACTTGGCACCTAGAGGATTGGAGTTACCTCTACTTATAGAGTGAGGAACCATCTGGAGGAGATGTCAAAAGTTTACTCAATACGAAGAGTCAAGATCTCATGAACACACAAAGTCAAGGTCTCCCGGATAAGAAGAGATGAACTATAGGCATGTGAACATGGAgacaaagagattttttttttttcgcttaagatcagcaaggaaaaattttattataaagAATGAAAGAATTACATGGCCACCAGGCCACTAGAAAAAATCCTGAACTGCCAACTCAACCTACGGATTGCTATCAGCAGATAAGGGCACATGCAAAGAATAAGCTAGAGATCAGCTTCcacctccacctttggcattgccatcaatagagGAGAGACTGAGCCACTAACTTATCAAACAGAATAGTTCAGAGAGCTTTCGGCTTTCACAAACACGGAACCAAGGTCTACCAGAAGCATCCCAATCGATCTCATTAGTTTAGAACCAAGGAAGGGAGCTCCAAACTACCAAATAACATGTTGTAGTTGCATGCTTCACCAACCCATCTGCCATAGTACTAACCTCCTGGAAAGAGTGACGAAGTGATAACACACAAGAAGACTTGTGAATATGAACATCATAAGAAAAGAAATGTGCAAAGACAAGGAGTGacctaatatatatttttattttttttccttcttaagaaataaaaataatcttcAAATTAAGCAGGTTACTGACAATAATTAAACTAGAAGTCATTAACACCAATAACTAATCTTGAAGTTAATGCTCTTGCACACGAACTGGGTGACTAAAATGCCTCGTTCCTCTTGTTGGATATGCATGATAAATCTAATTAATTTTTAGTTGCTGCTATGTCTGTTTTTGTTATTACCTAATTAATTATAACATTGTTATGCTTATTACAATGAGTAGCATCTTTTTGCTTATGATATAAGATGCCCTTAAAATGGATAGATTAGGTTGATATGACTGGGAATTTGTTACCACAACACTAGATCTATTATATGGTATAAAAATGGGAAATTAAATTGATAGGGTGTGGGGTAACCTATGGTAATCAAACATAGACCAtaacaaaatttaaaatatcGAAAATTTCTTCTGGAAAGTGAAGTAAAATCAACCTTCCTCGATTGTATTACTCCTAATCCCAATTCTTGGAATTTGGAGGAATTTTAAATTCCGGTTCTtagtagaaaaaggaaaaagtttaCATGTCAAAAAAAGGTTTGGAATTAGAACTCCTAGTActtcaaatctcaattccttaACATTTCTTTGGAAAAATGGTTTCAGTGGGAGGAGTGTGGCCCTTGTGCCCAGACAcatagggtagggtagggtagggtagggtagggtagggtgggGCAGGGTTCGGACTGCCccttgaaatggaaaatgacctCCGTTGAAACTTCCTCGTGCACTTCCATTGAACATCACACATGCTAAGGAGCTACATTTCTTCTATAGGAAACACTTCCCCTATTTCTTTTCCGGTGGAGAAGCATAAGGGAAATGTCAAATAGGGTAAAGGCTGAGTATGTTAGCTGTGTACCTAaatctatgtctatctctctcctcctcctcctcctgaaAAAGTCCCTTATACCCCTCCGATCCTAACtctcccattggttgagccactGGCTCCAGGAAAACCGGCAACATGTCTAACCTCCTCCCAATCAAATATCATATAGATATATACTTGTACTATTGTACATTATAATGCTATTctttttagagaaaattgcattgccacctcCTGAACattggtccttattcaatgcagccccctggacttttcaaaacaccaaagacaccccctgaacattaaaaaaatttcaaatcaatcccTGCCGTTAGTCATCCCTGTTAAGTGATAGAATAACTGTtagttattttattaaatacccaaaacaccccTTCAAGATGATTTGACCACCTTACCCTTGCCCCTTCTTCTAAACCAAAATTTGCAATTGTTAGGTGTATATGGTCGTTGTTGTCAATTATACCTTTTCTGTTTCTTCACCAGCGATGGTTCGTCATTGTCTTTCTGtaccttctcctttttttttttttcaatttcgaCCCAGAATGCCTCGTCTTAAAAGCTCTTCCCTTAATGGCTAACCAATCCTGTCCTGTTCATCGATCATTAGTACCACCACCTCAAGCAACCCTTGGAAAAAGGCATTGATACTCTTCAACATCTGTCCATCTGTTGTCTGTCGTCTGTCGTCTGTCGTCTATTGTCAGTGAGCCACTGTGCAAGAAGATGAAGTAGATCTTCCGTTAACGAGGTTGCACTCCGGCGATTGAGGCAAATCAGGTTGCACTCTGGTGAGGCGACTCATCACTGGATCCACCTACAAGCTGAGGAGATTAATGCAAAAGAATCTGCACGAACTGTGAGGACCTGTGGGAGCAGAATTGCCATTTTCTCCTCAGATCACTACTGCTCTCTAGATCGTGGCTGATCTCCGTCGAGACTAGCATCTCAACATCAGAGGGTGCTACTGCTCTTCAGTTCGCTGCCGTACTTCAGGTGGCTGCTGTAATCTGGCGAGGTGACTCCTCATTGAACCACCTATGAGCTGAGGAGATAGACTGGATTTCCTTTCAGATCTAGCTTGATCACCTCTCCCAGTtttgagcttcttcttcttttgatctGCTACACAGAGTGGAATGATATCTTGGATATCTCAAATCTACTTCACAAAGATGACCGTGGGTATGTAACCCCTTAGTAGGACCACGAGGGAGCTGGGAATTGAAGTCTAACCTTCACCAGAGGGAATGGATAGCCGCGAACTTTCACCGGAGGGGAGGGGTGCCCATGAACCTACGCCGGCGGTCGGAGAACTAATAGTTGCAAGTTTTTGTTTAGAAGAAGGGACAGGGGTAAGGTGGTCAAATCACCTtagggtgggggtgttttgggtattttgtaaaaaaataacCATTATTCCATCACTTAACGGGGATGACTAACGGCATGgactgatttggaattttttgaattttcaaggggtgtctttggtgtttcgaaaagtctagggggtggcattgaataaagaccaaagtttaggggtggcaatgcaattttctcttctttttattctatccaaagaagaaatagaaatgcTAAATCTAATAcctatttaataataaaatcttcCTTCTTCAGTATAACTATTAATGTCTTTGTCTTTGTGATGTTGTATGTCTCATGCTCATTGTATAATACGTAGATTAATTTCTAGCCTATCTTGGGCTTGCCTGGCAAGCCTCTAGAACCATGGCTAGGCCTTGACAGGTACCCCAAATTACCATCCCAGCCGGGCCGGGCCGGACTGAGCTGGGCTTGTGCTTTATATTTGACCTGACTGGGCATTCGATTCCTTCCTGTAGAGATTATCCCAAACTTGACAATGGGGACAACTTATTGCCAACATCAAACTCTCTGCAGGAAGCTAAGAATACAGGTACTCATCTTAACTTTAACTTATGAGTTCAACCAAGGAAGCAACCCTGGGCATGAACAGTTGCCCGGTCTTCCTCTCAGATGATTTAAGTAGTACCTCTCCATTTCATGTTTGGGCATGGCTTGTACAGTAATTCAATTCGGTTGCAGACACTACAGTTCTGCCAAAGACTACATCCTGCCATCCTTGATGgtcatctccatcattttaGGGCTCAAAATACTTTGTTACATCATTTATCGATTGCTAAAGAGGAGAGATCAGTCCCGAGCTCAACATCATCCGTACCGCGGTGATGATGAAGGTAGAATAGAGATGCAGTTGTAGAATGCAGTCCAAATGCAAGGTTAGAATACATATAGACAGGGTCATGAATCATTTCCATGGTTCCTTCCATTGCTCTACCAACTTGACCAATATTTTAGGCAAACCCATTTGGATAAACAGGCTATTCTCACTTCAACTACCACCATTTCTTTCACTAATGTGTATTATTTCGTGTTTAggatacctctctctctctctctctctctctctctctaatttcaTGGGTACACAAGTACaagggaggaggagaagaagcagcagcagcagcagcagccaaaAAGGGTTTGTAATAACAAATTGATCTGTGATGTACATGTGACTCATCACAGTATCTGTGAGCCAATTGagacttttttttatgatttgggTTGCTGAATGAAAGAGGGATTTGCAGCTTTATTATTGCAATTACCTACACAAAAGCAAAACTTAAACAAAGGCAATCTTCTTTAATTATGATCTGTCTGTTTCTAAGTAAAAACCATCTAAGAAAAAACTATGAAGCTAGAGTTATTTAATAGTTGGGTCATAATCTCTAACCATAAAAATGGCCGCATATATGAGGGTGGAATCTGGGGAGGAGCGGCAGGAGCCCAATAATCCTTCCGTTTCTATCAAATTTCTCAATTCAAAATGGTAATCTGTTGAGCATTTCCATATGGATCAGTGACAAGGTTAAAGAATGAGCGATTAGGTATGCCCAGAACTGTTGGCTAAATTGTATATCAGAAACCTTAAATTCTTCAACTTGGGATTGGTTGAAGTCTCACGTAAGCCCAggtccacccacctgagaccTGTGGCCATTGAAAAACCCAAGCTTTATTAACCTTAGATGATAAGGGATGTTCTTCCTATGCCCATTTTGGGATGAAACTTGATGGTTTTGATAGATTATGACCCTAACAAACAAAGGGGTCTATTTTTAGTGAAGCTAGAagtaggacaaagttttcctatGCTGCGCAGAACAAAGGGTCGGAAGCCCCGCCTGCCCCTCCCCCTCATCAAGTAGCCTAGATCTCTTGCAGTGAACAGAATCTCATTCACCATGTGTGCAAGGAAACTCAGTCCCAAAATGTTTGTCCAAACACTTAAAATAGGGTCCAaggaactgaataaaaatcGAACTAAAACCGACAATCTGATCTAGAGAAggtccaatttgattttgattttattttaattttcacatTTTGTATCTTGAAtggaatcaaaatttgaaaaaaaaaataataataataataataaaattgatTGATACCTTAGGTTTGGTGCTCACGAACCATATATAATTAGCTAGCTACTTGTACAACGGATGTCGGAGTTGATCATATTCCCATTATTGGAAACCGAGGTAGCCACTCAATATCCCATCCTCTCTAACATTATTGCCTTAATTGGGGGGTGTGATGTGTATGGATAGACTATAATAATTCTCAGTTATAGCATGCGCAAGGCAAGACTTCACACACTGTCGGCAGTGGGCAGAAAACCACAAACCCACCAACTTCAACCACTACTCTGTGATTGAAAATTCATGTTTATTAAGTAGGGTTTAatggattttcatttttagaaTGCTATCCTTCCCTGCTCTCagaggctttctttggtttcaaGGGATTGTGGAAAGGCATTCATGTCCTTTAAAATCAGGGACTATGTCTAGACACCGGAAATGTAGATGGATAGCATTCTTtctactttattattattattattattatcatcacCAACTTCAACCATACAAATGCAACATTGAATTTGAATACAAAATCGAAAGATAGGTTTCTTGGACACTAGATGAAATAGGGTTGGATTGGTCCAACTCCGGTTCTGTTGGATTTATGGTCTAATTCAGATTCCAAAACTACTCCACCAACCTAActttaatccctattatatttAGCAAGCTTGGCTACCCCTGAGTATCCTTTGATGCGATGGTTGgaaatcaagaagaaaaaaatttaaactttaaaaggataaaaagggaGAGGTGCATCATAATTTTTGTCCTatcatgtttttttcttttattattcttgGCTTTCATGATCCCAATGTGTAGATTTTTAAGCATATGTCTTCTCATATTCTATTCGCGGATCTCACAATTCTCTCCTAATTAAATTCTCTAATATACTATTCAATTTATCACCTCCTCATTGGTGAAAAACTACAGCCTAACTTCATAATGATTCGCTTGCTTAGTACAAATATTGGGAATAAGAACGCTACCCACTTAACATTTCCACATTTCCACACCTAAAAATAACCCTTGGCTTCAAGGGAGCAAGGGCATATTTTCATGGCTCCCCTTGAAACCAAGAGTTGTACACATATATGTGTTTGGACCTGAAGAACATGGAGGGGGTAGCTCTGTTCTCCCTCAATTTTTTACACACATATGCTTGTATGCCTTCATCTTggcatttttctttcttgcatCCCATCTTCTCCCATGTCATGAATTGTTgacttcttccaaaaaaaataaaaaataaaaaattgacaaCAACAATTACCTCATagaaaaaaatggcaaaaagcTTTAAATTCGTTAGATTTTCTATTCACAAAAAATAGAAGCTGCAGAtacatttcttttctattaCCCCAAAAATTATCCCTTTTATGCCCTAAAAAGTAATGGATGGGACATATGACCACCTCTGAGGGTACGTGCAGCATTCACGTACATGTAGCGGAACCAGATTCATATATCAATCTTCTCTTGCGTGGTTTCTAAGGCACAAACATAGTAATTAACAGAGAAAAACTTGAAGCTTAGAGGCAGTCGTTTCTGTTACTAGTTGTTAAGTTAAAGATCAAAGTAATCttgaccaccaccaccaccaccacctccacctccacctgtGGAATTCCGACTGGTTTTACCGGAGATCTTGACTTGCCACACCTTGAGAACCCCATCAAGGCTCCCCGTGCACACCGTGCAATGATCTTCACCATCTTCAGACATACCTCCCCTATGGTTTAGGAAGGCCGTCACGCACCTAACAGGTCCCCTATGACCTTGCAACACCGCCAGACACACGTGCTGCCCATCTCGCTCCCTCGCCCATACCCTACTTGTCAAATCAGCAGACCCGCTAACCACGTAATTAGCCACGTTGGCAAGGCACATGACAGCGTGGCTATGCCCGCTGAGGGCCCCACCATACTGCAATTGGCCTGTAACCCAACCCCTAAACCAGTAATGTATGTACCCATCGGTGCAACCTCCATATAGGATCCCACCATCCCTGACAAGGGTCAAATCTTTTACCGGTGAGTACTTAGCGGAGAGGCTCACAGTGAGCGCATGTTGTTGCCGATCGCCGCCGCTGCAGAAATTCCTCCGCCACACCCTGACGGTGGCATCGTCGGAGGCCGTGTAGAGGATGCCATCGTCGTCGCCTACAACGATAGCATTGATTGGCTCAGGATGGGCTTGGATGGTCTGGATACATTTGAGGTCTGAGATCCTCCATACCTTCACTGTTTTGTCCACTGAAGCTGAGTAGAGGAGGTCATCTGCCTCATGAATCGCCAGCGAAGTAATGGGCCCCAAATGCTTTATCTGCTTATTGGATTCACAagcaaaatattttgaattcacTCCTTTATCCACTTCTTCtaataaatataaaacataaaagaaaaaaattgtgtgGATGGGATCATGCAATCTACTAAATGAATTaagcatagtttttttttttttctttttcatgtacATATCTGTGTAACCACCAGAGCGTTTTAAATTCACATATGAGATTGTTCTCATACGTTCggtatttaaaatttattttctctttcttcatttaatagattctaaattcaCGGATCAGAGGTATACAAAATTATTCTCGTACGTAAACCTAATCCTCTCTGGTGGTTATGTAGACTTGTACAtgggaaacaaaaaagaaatgcaaATATGCTTAATTCATCTAGTAGATTGATTCGAACCAAAATGCTCATGACTGAACCTAGCCAAGGTCTTATTAGGCCAGCTTCGGATTGGGGTATTACAACCTCCAACCCAACCGAACCACACCAGAAGCTAAAAGAACCCAATATTGAGCCTTAACCAGCTGAAAAAtcggatcaaaatcaaaaccaaccagTATACCCTAATAGGAAACCAATAATTGCCCACTAATTAAAAATCcatatttttccataattttgtGTAAGCAGGTattaaatcaaaacaaatcagtaagaacaagaaacaagaatcaaaccaaaactaaaCTTTCCTTGTTAATTTGGTTTCAGATTCACCATTCCACATCAAAATCGATCCAACTCAAATTGAAGCTGGCCCGAACCtatcaattgacacccttaagctCGCGTGCTTCTCCTTGGAAGTATTCAatttgggagggggggagggaaaaaaatttataaaaagaaTGTACTAGAAGATATGAGTATTGTCCATGTAACAGCAGTGCTGCAGATGAAGAATTGGTGATGATAGCAATTAATATGGTTGTTACAATTACATCACTCTCTTTAATGCGAGAAATTTAATCCAGTAGCTGTTCATTATTGATTAATGAACTGCCATAAATATATGAACAACCTCTCTGCTCTCAGAACTGAAGCGCAGACTTCCaagccaaagccaaagccaaTGGTTAAAATACTGTGATGTACTTACTACTTAATCATCAATTATAGATTATATAGGATGGTCCTTGGTCTTGTTACTATTGTTTCAGCACGTAAATCAATAAGAGTGCAGATAGAAGCATCTTTAGCATGTGGGTTAAGGCAAGTTTACGCCAATTGTGTTACAGGGGTGATCAAGGATGATTCTCCTCAGGGCAAGGCCATCTTTTCACACCCAGTTGTCTTACGGATCGACCATCAATAACAttcattaaatgagaaaaggattCTGGCATATAGAGTGGACCTCACTGCTTAAGAAGTAACCAAAGAAACGATGGAAcacagtaattttttttttttttaatacatttacatacatttattctttttttatttaatatttttttataccaAGTATTGATAGAATTCcgtattttaaaaagaaatatttgataaaaaaaatcatgattgGAAAGGTCAGAGTAGCAAAAGCcattggaatttttattttatacatCCGAAGAGGAAGAGAACAGGGAGCATTCTTTTTTCGTAATAATAAGTAAGGAGAAAGAATTCTACCCATCTCTATGGCTCCCGGGCACATGGGAGCATCGGAAAGAGGAATGAAATAGAAATTACGTACCGTTTTCTTGTCCTTGCCGGCGATGTAGTTCCGAATATAGCTTCCGATCTTGGGAATAGTAGCAATACGGACATGGGTTGGGATACCATCCCAGCTACGTCTCCAAACCCGAATCTTGCAGTCGGCATAGGCTGCAAAAACCCGATCTTTAGAAACCGCCATTGCACAAACCATGTGAGCTCTGGTTTTCAACTGACCACATTCGGTGTAATCGGGTAGCTTCCATATCCGAATACAGTTATTCTCCGAACCCGTATACACGACACCATTGAATTCACCCATGGATAGTAACCGCCCATCCTTCTTGAGAGTGGAAGAGATGCATCTATGGGAAACTTGGAAATTGTCGAGCTTTGTTACAGTTGGGGTCAGAGGAAGAGAAT
This genomic stretch from Macadamia integrifolia cultivar HAES 741 chromosome 2, SCU_Mint_v3, whole genome shotgun sequence harbors:
- the LOC122061787 gene encoding protein JINGUBANG-like; amino-acid sequence: METAESMSMGLHPDEHPPEPETTTNAGGRIIPTKVPSFSDLPLSPARFSFSRRGPPSSSPLDSITESCVMIGNRGREASNSKPSFFRSISTKEPSLPPDLSLSPARFSFSGTTCPQPLLTPSPPPSPRPQLPLHHSLPLTPTVTKLDNFQVSHRCISSTLKKDGRLLSMGEFNGVVYTGSENNCIRIWKLPDYTECGQLKTRAHMVCAMAVSKDRVFAAYADCKIRVWRRSWDGIPTHVRIATIPKIGSYIRNYIAGKDKKTIKHLGPITSLAIHEADDLLYSASVDKTVKVWRISDLKCIQTIQAHPEPINAIVVGDDDGILYTASDDATVRVWRRNFCSGGDRQQHALTVSLSAKYSPVKDLTLVRDGGILYGGCTDGYIHYWFRGWVTGQLQYGGALSGHSHAVMCLANVANYVVSGSADLTSRVWARERDGQHVCLAVLQGHRGPVRCVTAFLNHRGGMSEDGEDHCTVCTGSLDGVLKVWQVKISGKTSRNSTGGGGGGGGGGGQDYFDL